A single region of the Proteobacteria bacterium CG1_02_64_396 genome encodes:
- a CDS encoding hydrogenase — protein sequence MIKLLRTIARTGTLTEPPPPGASDIERLGPQIAAMIQKRFKGSLAIRQVDAGSCSACELEIHALGNPYYDISRFGLHFVASPRHADVLLVTGPVTTQMSEALRRTYAATPDPKWVIASGDCADHCGLFGEDNYAVAGRVSEIVPVDLVIKGCPPAPVDLMRGLLQLLEGD from the coding sequence ATGATCAAACTCCTACGCACCATCGCCCGCACCGGCACCCTGACCGAACCGCCGCCCCCCGGAGCCAGCGACATCGAGCGCCTCGGCCCTCAAATCGCCGCAATGATCCAAAAGCGGTTCAAAGGCTCGCTGGCCATCCGTCAGGTCGATGCCGGCTCCTGCTCGGCCTGCGAGCTGGAGATCCACGCCTTGGGGAATCCCTACTACGACATCAGCCGCTTCGGCCTGCACTTCGTCGCCTCCCCACGCCACGCCGACGTGCTTTTGGTGACCGGCCCGGTCACCACCCAGATGAGCGAGGCGTTACGCCGCACCTACGCCGCGACCCCCGACCCCAAATGGGTGATCGCCAGCGGCGACTGCGCCGACCACTGCGGCCTCTTCGGCGAGGACAACTACGCGGTGGCGGGAAGGGTGAGCGAGATCGTGCCGGTCGACCTGGTCATCAAGGGTTGCCCTCCGGCGCCGGTCGATTTGATGCGGGGATTGCTGCAACTGCTGGAGGGCGATTAA